The following coding sequences lie in one Polluticoccus soli genomic window:
- the argC gene encoding N-acetyl-gamma-glutamyl-phosphate reductase codes for MSNKIKAGIIGGAGYTGGETLRLLLNHPHVEIAFINSRSQSGQPVHSIHTDLLGETELEFTSDITDDVDVVFLCVGHGEAKEQLQQTKFATKVKIIDLSQDHRLAANATIDQRQFIYGLPEINRDYIREANAIANPGCFATAIQLATLPLAANGLLNDVHATGITGSSGAGQKLQQSSHFTWRANNIEAYKTLSHQHLGEITETLTTLQPSLASINFVPWRGDFTRGIYISAYTKTDKSLAELANLYKDYYVEHPFVTVSDKMINLKQVVGTNKCLLHLEKVGDNVVIHAAIDNLLKGASGQAVQNMNLMFGLDETMGLKLKATSF; via the coding sequence ATGAGCAATAAGATAAAGGCTGGTATTATTGGCGGTGCTGGTTATACTGGAGGTGAAACACTGCGGCTGCTTTTGAATCACCCGCATGTAGAAATTGCATTCATCAATAGCAGAAGCCAGAGCGGACAACCTGTACACAGCATTCATACTGACCTGTTGGGCGAAACTGAATTGGAGTTTACTTCAGACATCACCGATGATGTCGACGTTGTATTTCTGTGTGTAGGTCATGGCGAAGCAAAAGAACAACTGCAGCAAACAAAATTCGCCACCAAGGTAAAGATCATCGACCTATCGCAGGATCACAGGCTGGCAGCAAACGCTACAATCGATCAACGACAGTTCATCTATGGCTTGCCCGAAATAAACCGTGATTATATCAGGGAAGCAAACGCTATCGCTAACCCGGGTTGCTTTGCGACTGCTATTCAACTGGCAACATTGCCACTGGCTGCCAATGGTCTGCTCAACGATGTTCACGCAACAGGCATTACCGGCTCTTCAGGCGCGGGACAGAAACTGCAACAAAGCAGCCACTTTACATGGCGGGCTAACAACATAGAGGCGTATAAAACATTATCTCACCAGCACCTTGGCGAAATAACAGAAACGCTCACAACGTTGCAGCCGAGCCTGGCATCGATCAACTTCGTGCCGTGGCGTGGCGATTTTACTCGCGGTATCTATATCTCAGCTTACACCAAAACTGACAAATCATTAGCAGAATTGGCAAACCTGTATAAGGATTACTACGTGGAGCATCCGTTTGTAACTGTTTCCGACAAAATGATCAACCTGAAGCAGGTAGTGGGCACCAACAAGTGCTTGCTGCACCTTGAAAAGGTGGGCGACAATGTTGTAATACACGCAGCGATTGACAACCTGTTGAAAGGTGCATCCGGACAAGCTGTTCAGAATATGAACCTCATGTTCGGACTCGACGAGACAATGGGACTGAAACTAAAAGCAACTTCATTCTAA
- a CDS encoding aspartate aminotransferase family protein: MNLFDVYPLNNITITRAQGSYVWDSEGIQYLDMYGGHAVISIGHTHPHFVARLKNQLDQIAFYSNSIQIPLQQQLAKKLGEVSGKEDYQLFLCNSGAEANENAIKLASFHTGRKKVVAFSSGFHGRTSLAVAATDNASIVAPVNATDNVVFLPFNDATALTEYFDKQGHETAAVIVEAIQGVGGIIVATDEFLQTIRNCCDKYGAVCIADEVQCGYGRSGKFYAFDHSGTNADIYTMAKGMGNGFPVGGIAIAPHIKPKHGMLGTTFGGNHLACAAALAVLEVIDDSNLVQQAADSGAYLMNKLSEIDTLHNVRGKGLMIGFDVPGELAALRKELLGKHKVFTGEAKPNVIRLLPALNISASDMDAFIEKTKTAIAELTPVNVA; encoded by the coding sequence ATGAACTTATTTGACGTTTATCCGTTAAACAATATAACCATCACCCGCGCACAAGGATCTTATGTATGGGATAGTGAAGGCATACAATACCTGGATATGTACGGCGGGCATGCAGTGATCTCTATTGGTCACACGCACCCTCATTTTGTTGCCAGACTGAAAAACCAGCTGGATCAGATAGCCTTCTATTCTAACTCTATTCAGATACCATTGCAGCAGCAGCTGGCGAAAAAGCTTGGCGAAGTATCGGGAAAAGAAGACTACCAGCTATTTCTCTGTAACTCCGGTGCTGAAGCAAATGAAAACGCTATCAAGCTCGCCTCCTTTCATACAGGAAGAAAGAAAGTAGTTGCATTCTCTAGCGGTTTTCACGGTCGCACGTCGTTGGCTGTAGCAGCCACCGACAATGCATCGATAGTTGCCCCTGTAAATGCTACTGACAATGTGGTATTCCTGCCATTCAACGATGCAACTGCGCTGACTGAGTACTTCGACAAGCAGGGTCATGAAACCGCAGCTGTCATAGTAGAAGCCATTCAAGGCGTTGGCGGCATAATCGTTGCAACAGATGAATTCCTGCAAACCATTCGGAATTGCTGCGACAAATATGGAGCAGTCTGTATTGCCGATGAAGTGCAGTGTGGATATGGCCGTAGTGGTAAGTTCTATGCGTTCGATCATTCGGGTACTAATGCTGACATATACACCATGGCTAAAGGGATGGGCAATGGCTTCCCTGTTGGTGGCATAGCAATTGCGCCTCACATCAAACCCAAACACGGCATGCTGGGCACCACGTTTGGTGGCAATCATCTTGCCTGTGCAGCGGCATTAGCAGTACTCGAAGTAATAGATGACAGCAACCTGGTACAACAGGCTGCGGACAGCGGTGCATACCTAATGAATAAACTCTCCGAGATCGACACGCTTCATAATGTACGTGGCAAAGGTTTGATGATAGGATTTGATGTTCCGGGCGAGTTAGCAGCACTTCGTAAAGAACTCCTCGGCAAGCATAAAGTATTTACCGGCGAAGCGAAACCTAATGTGATCAGGCTGTTGCCTGCACTTAATATTTCTGCTTCTGACATGGATGCATTTATTGAAAAAACAAAAACAGCCATTGCTGAATTAACTCCAGTAAACGTAGCATAA
- a CDS encoding acetylornithine carbamoyltransferase: MQHFTSAHDVPSIDTLVKNALAYKSDPLMDSHIGTGKRIGLLFMNPSMRTRLSTQIAARNLGMDAIVFNIDKEGWALELEDGAVMNGTTVEHIKDAAPVLGSYFDVLCVRSFPTLQDKDADYSEAILSSLKKYTGIPVVSLESATLHPLQSLADVMTISETFTEKRKPKVVLTWAPHIKPLPQCVANSFAEWMNVWDAADFVITHPEGYELGTQYTNGATIEYDRNKALQNADYVYVKNWSSYNDYGKILSTNAGWMPTMTDIDKTNNASVMHCLPVRRNIELSDELLDSANSLVTRQAANRVWAAQAVLAELIKQK, encoded by the coding sequence ATGCAGCATTTTACTTCCGCGCACGATGTGCCGTCGATAGACACGCTGGTAAAGAACGCACTAGCGTATAAATCTGATCCGCTTATGGATAGCCATATCGGAACAGGAAAACGTATAGGCCTACTGTTCATGAACCCAAGCATGCGCACGCGTCTGAGCACTCAGATAGCTGCACGAAACCTGGGCATGGACGCCATTGTGTTCAATATCGACAAAGAAGGCTGGGCGCTGGAGCTGGAAGATGGGGCTGTCATGAATGGCACAACCGTTGAGCACATCAAAGATGCTGCGCCGGTGTTGGGAAGCTACTTCGACGTATTGTGTGTTCGCTCATTTCCGACACTACAAGACAAGGATGCGGATTACAGTGAGGCGATATTGAGCAGTCTCAAAAAGTATACGGGCATACCGGTTGTAAGCCTGGAAAGCGCGACACTGCACCCTTTGCAAAGTCTTGCTGATGTAATGACCATAAGCGAAACATTCACGGAAAAACGCAAACCTAAGGTGGTTTTAACATGGGCGCCACATATCAAACCTTTGCCTCAGTGTGTGGCCAATTCATTCGCTGAATGGATGAATGTATGGGATGCGGCGGACTTTGTAATCACTCATCCAGAAGGCTATGAACTTGGAACGCAATACACAAACGGTGCGACCATCGAATACGACCGGAATAAAGCGTTGCAGAATGCTGACTACGTCTATGTCAAGAATTGGAGCTCTTACAACGACTATGGCAAAATACTGAGCACTAATGCAGGCTGGATGCCGACTATGACTGACATCGACAAAACAAACAATGCTTCTGTTATGCATTGTCTACCGGTACGCAGGAATATTGAATTATCAGACGAGCTACTAGATAGTGCAAATAGCCTCGTAACGCGACAGGCAGCAAACAGGGTTTGGGCAGCACAAGCAGTATTAGCTGAACTTATAAAACAGAAATGA
- the argB gene encoding acetylglutamate kinase yields MEQLIVVKIGGNIIDDEAKLSSFLQSFSQIKEKKILVHGGGKIATTIGNKLGIESKYHNGRRITDVETLDLVTMVYGGLINKKIVARLQALQCNAIGLTGTDGNILAADKRLVGEVDFGYVGDVKKDGVNGFMLAQLLNTGLTPVLAPLTHDCEGTMLNTNADTIAQKIAEAMADIMPVKLVYCFEKKGLLSDVNDGASVIANINQVTYNDLKADGTISGGMIPKVENALAAVRTKVSRVIIGHADDLDDLIAGKTGTQIQ; encoded by the coding sequence ATGGAACAGTTGATAGTAGTTAAAATAGGCGGTAATATCATTGACGATGAAGCGAAGCTTTCTTCGTTCTTACAGTCTTTCTCGCAAATAAAGGAGAAAAAGATTTTGGTGCATGGCGGTGGAAAGATCGCGACAACTATTGGCAACAAACTGGGTATTGAATCTAAATACCATAATGGAAGACGCATCACCGATGTGGAAACGCTGGACCTGGTGACAATGGTATATGGGGGGCTGATAAATAAAAAAATAGTTGCACGGTTGCAGGCCTTACAATGCAATGCGATTGGTCTCACTGGTACTGATGGCAATATACTAGCGGCAGACAAGCGTCTGGTCGGAGAGGTTGACTTTGGCTATGTAGGTGATGTTAAAAAGGATGGCGTTAATGGATTCATGCTTGCGCAGCTATTGAACACCGGGCTAACACCTGTATTAGCACCCTTGACGCACGACTGTGAAGGAACAATGCTGAACACCAACGCAGATACCATAGCACAGAAAATAGCCGAAGCAATGGCAGATATTATGCCCGTAAAGCTGGTTTATTGTTTTGAGAAAAAAGGACTGTTATCCGACGTGAATGATGGCGCATCTGTCATCGCCAACATAAACCAGGTTACCTATAACGATCTGAAAGCAGACGGTACCATTTCGGGCGGTATGATACCCAAAGTAGAAAATGCGCTTGCGGCAGTCAGAACAAAAGTATCGAGAGTTATTATCGGTCATGCAGATGATCTGGACGACCTGATAGCGGGCAAAACCGGCACACAAATACAATGA
- a CDS encoding M20 family metallo-hydrolase, with product MSNNANKELSRDAVQLLKELIAIPSFSKEEQGTAALLHTYLQGKGIRASRLMNNVWARSLHFDPTKPTLLLNSHHDTVRPNAGYTKGPFAPIEENGKLYGLGSNDAGASLVALLSTFMHFYDRKNMAYNLVFAASAEEEISGKNGIEALLPELGEISAAIVGEPTEMQMAVAEKGLMVLDCLAHGLAGHAARNEGDNAIYKAMQDISWFNNYQFPQVSDLLGPVKMTVTMIQAGQQHNVIPAECRFTVDVRLNECYANTEVLESIRSNVSCAVEPRSLRLKSTSIGMQHPLVNAGRSLGLQTFGSSTLSDKALMPFPALKMGPGDSARSHTADEFIYLHEIEQGINIYINLLNQVL from the coding sequence ATGAGTAATAACGCTAATAAAGAACTATCCCGTGATGCAGTGCAGCTCTTGAAGGAGCTGATAGCGATCCCTTCCTTTAGCAAGGAAGAACAGGGCACGGCGGCATTATTGCATACCTATTTGCAAGGCAAAGGCATCCGGGCAAGCAGGCTCATGAACAACGTGTGGGCACGAAGCCTGCATTTTGATCCAACCAAGCCGACATTATTACTTAATTCACACCACGACACAGTACGTCCGAACGCGGGGTACACGAAGGGTCCATTCGCTCCTATCGAAGAAAATGGCAAGCTATACGGACTGGGCAGTAACGACGCAGGCGCTAGCCTTGTCGCTTTGCTGTCAACATTTATGCACTTCTACGATCGCAAAAACATGGCCTACAACCTTGTATTTGCAGCATCGGCAGAAGAAGAGATATCTGGCAAGAACGGTATTGAAGCTCTACTCCCTGAACTGGGAGAGATATCAGCCGCAATAGTAGGCGAGCCCACCGAAATGCAGATGGCAGTAGCGGAAAAAGGCCTGATGGTATTGGATTGTTTAGCTCATGGCCTAGCTGGACATGCAGCGCGAAACGAAGGCGACAATGCGATATACAAAGCCATGCAGGATATTTCGTGGTTCAACAACTACCAATTCCCGCAGGTGTCGGATCTTCTAGGTCCGGTGAAAATGACTGTAACCATGATACAGGCGGGTCAACAACACAATGTCATTCCTGCCGAATGTCGTTTTACAGTAGATGTCCGCCTCAATGAGTGCTATGCGAATACCGAAGTATTGGAATCTATTCGAAGCAACGTGAGTTGCGCTGTCGAGCCGAGAAGCCTCCGATTGAAATCTACCTCCATTGGCATGCAACACCCGTTAGTAAATGCAGGTCGTTCCTTAGGACTTCAAACATTTGGCTCGTCTACGTTATCCGACAAGGCGCTCATGCCCTTCCCTGCCTTAAAAATGGGTCCGGGAGATTCGGCACGCAGCCACACCGCAGATGAATTTATTTACCTGCACGAGATCGAACAAGGCATAAACATCTACATCAACTTATTAAACCAGGTTTTATGA
- the argH gene encoding argininosuccinate lyase, producing the protein MKLWQKESTAVSDKVLAFTVGRDREFDLLLAKHDAIGSLAHTAMLKKVGLLTEGEHAVIESELKNILSDIDNNDFAIDNECEDIHSQIEAMLTDRLGESGKKIHTGRSRNDQVAVDIKLYLRDEIHHVKQLSQTLFNKLIQLSDEHNNVLLPGYTHLQVGMPSSFGLWFGAYAESLVDDMEMLAGAYNVINKNPLGSGAGYGSSFPLDRTTTTTLLNFGNLNYNSVYAQMSRGKSEKVLAMALSCIAATLSRFSMDVCLYMNQNFGFISFPDHLTTGSSIMPHKKNPDVFELIRAKCNRIQSVPNELTLLTSNLPSGYHRDLQLTKEILFPAIEDLKSCLDVIMIMLSEIKVKSGILEDEKYKYLFTVEKINQLVNDGIPFRDAYKQVGNEVAEGTFTFNGALKHTHEGSIGNLCNNKIATMMRVAMEKIQ; encoded by the coding sequence ATGAAGCTTTGGCAAAAAGAAAGCACCGCAGTTTCAGATAAGGTACTCGCCTTTACCGTAGGCAGAGACAGGGAGTTTGACTTGCTACTGGCAAAACACGATGCAATTGGGTCCCTTGCCCATACTGCAATGTTGAAAAAAGTTGGTTTGCTGACAGAAGGTGAGCACGCGGTTATTGAATCTGAACTGAAGAATATTCTTTCAGACATAGATAATAACGACTTTGCTATTGATAACGAATGCGAAGATATCCACTCGCAGATAGAAGCCATGCTGACAGACCGTTTGGGTGAATCTGGTAAAAAAATACATACTGGAAGAAGCCGTAACGACCAGGTTGCTGTCGATATTAAACTATACCTGCGCGATGAAATTCACCATGTAAAACAACTTTCACAAACCCTGTTTAATAAGCTGATACAACTAAGCGACGAACACAACAATGTTCTGTTGCCTGGTTATACCCACTTGCAGGTTGGCATGCCTTCATCATTTGGACTGTGGTTCGGGGCCTATGCCGAAAGCCTGGTAGATGATATGGAAATGCTGGCTGGAGCATATAACGTGATCAACAAAAATCCGCTGGGCAGCGGCGCGGGATACGGTTCATCCTTTCCATTAGACAGGACAACCACCACAACCCTACTGAATTTTGGCAACCTGAACTACAACAGTGTGTATGCACAAATGAGCCGCGGCAAGTCAGAAAAAGTTCTGGCAATGGCTTTGAGCTGTATTGCAGCTACGCTGTCGCGTTTCAGCATGGACGTATGCCTGTATATGAACCAGAACTTTGGTTTCATTTCCTTCCCTGATCATTTAACGACAGGTAGCAGCATCATGCCGCACAAGAAGAACCCGGATGTATTTGAGCTGATAAGAGCAAAATGCAACCGCATACAGTCGGTACCCAACGAATTGACGCTACTGACCAGCAATCTGCCCTCAGGCTATCATCGTGATCTTCAGTTAACCAAAGAAATTCTGTTTCCTGCTATCGAGGATCTGAAATCCTGCCTCGATGTGATAATGATCATGCTTAGCGAAATCAAAGTAAAAAGCGGCATCCTGGAAGATGAAAAGTACAAGTACCTGTTCACGGTCGAAAAGATCAATCAACTAGTGAACGATGGCATCCCATTCCGCGATGCTTATAAACAGGTAGGCAATGAAGTTGCGGAAGGAACTTTCACTTTCAATGGCGCGCTCAAACACACACATGAAGGCAGCATCGGCAATCTTTGCAACAATAAGATTGCTACAATGATGCGGGTAGCGATGGAGAAAATACAGTAG
- a CDS encoding response regulator transcription factor codes for MTTNQTVYIAIADDHEMFRDAIKNIVSTLPDYKITVEAENGQQLIERLQRSEIFPEICILDIQMPVMNGYETLVELKKRWPELKVLTLSMFNHEFSIIKMLKNGANGYLLKGAKLAEVHNALRDIHEKGYYSSELVTSNFFQLVHNAHENPLLKINEREIQFLKYCCTELNYKEIGKAMGVSARTVEGYRNTLFDKLNLHTRVGLVMFAINTGIVSDDLLQMHT; via the coding sequence ATGACAACTAACCAGACAGTTTATATTGCTATAGCAGACGACCATGAAATGTTTCGCGATGCGATCAAGAATATCGTATCTACCCTCCCTGATTATAAGATCACAGTTGAAGCAGAGAACGGGCAACAGCTGATAGAACGTCTACAACGTTCTGAGATATTTCCGGAAATATGCATATTGGACATACAGATGCCGGTGATGAACGGTTATGAAACTCTTGTGGAATTGAAAAAGCGCTGGCCAGAGTTGAAGGTATTAACACTCTCAATGTTCAATCATGAGTTCAGCATCATAAAAATGCTGAAGAATGGTGCTAACGGTTACTTGCTGAAAGGCGCTAAGCTAGCAGAGGTTCACAATGCACTCAGGGATATCCATGAAAAAGGCTATTACAGTTCAGAGCTCGTGACCAGCAATTTCTTTCAACTAGTACACAATGCACATGAGAACCCTTTGCTCAAGATCAACGAGCGTGAGATACAGTTTTTAAAATACTGCTGTACCGAACTTAACTATAAGGAGATTGGTAAAGCCATGGGGGTAAGTGCCCGAACCGTAGAAGGGTATAGGAATACCTTATTCGACAAATTAAACCTGCACACGCGTGTAGGCCTGGTGATGTTTGCCATTAACACTGGTATTGTGTCTGATGATTTGCTACAGATGCATACATAG
- a CDS encoding sensor histidine kinase, producing MEKNELKLRYENELLHTRLEVQEQALNQVSQEIHDNIGQSLSVAQANLDFLTGVSDTAQSQKLIDDSRRILHKALNDLRNVSHVLNSENINRIGLEESLKKELDYLSAYNKIQFYLHADGEPDSLSNEQELMIFRIAQEALANIIKHAEASAVQIRLEYKPMHFEMCVEDNGVGIKNDEKNGNGNGNGKGIGLINMKQRAKVMNGQLSVVSPPAGGTIVTLNLPYDN from the coding sequence ATGGAAAAAAATGAATTAAAACTACGCTATGAGAACGAATTGCTGCACACTCGTCTCGAAGTGCAGGAGCAGGCGCTGAACCAGGTATCGCAGGAGATACATGACAACATTGGACAATCGCTTAGTGTGGCCCAGGCTAACCTCGATTTTCTGACGGGTGTAAGCGATACTGCGCAATCCCAAAAGCTTATTGACGATTCAAGGCGCATCCTGCACAAAGCGCTGAACGACCTGCGGAATGTTAGCCATGTATTGAACAGCGAGAATATTAACAGGATCGGGCTTGAAGAGTCGCTGAAAAAAGAATTGGACTACCTTAGCGCTTATAATAAGATACAGTTTTATTTGCATGCTGACGGTGAACCTGATTCCTTGTCGAACGAGCAAGAGCTAATGATATTTCGGATAGCACAAGAAGCATTGGCTAACATTATTAAACATGCTGAAGCCAGCGCGGTGCAGATAAGGCTTGAATACAAGCCAATGCATTTTGAAATGTGTGTTGAAGACAATGGCGTTGGCATAAAGAACGATGAGAAGAATGGTAATGGAAACGGTAATGGAAAAGGAATTGGATTGATAAATATGAAACAACGTGCCAAAGTGATGAACGGCCAGCTGAGCGTAGTTTCGCCTCCGGCAGGCGGAACGATTGTGACACTAAATTTGCCCTATGACAACTAA
- a CDS encoding OmpA family protein has protein sequence MKSLSLVSLFAISTLAVGCVSQKKYNELQSRHNQLQTQHNALTSQNQQCQSDLSSSKTRISSLEDQLTSERANLSSLQAALDKCLTASTQGGVNIAKLVDEINASNKYIQHLVNLKNKSDSLNMVLTNNLTRSLDRDELQDVDVKVLKGVVYISLSDNMLYKTGSYEISEIAGNTLGKIAKVIKDYRDYDVLVEGNTDNVPINRPNIRNNWDLSALRASSVVQALQNSYGVDPKRLTAGGRGEYNPVAGNDTEAGRTRNRRTQIIVTPKLDQFMDLIEKAPDSKE, from the coding sequence ATGAAATCATTGTCCTTAGTTAGTCTTTTTGCAATAAGCACACTAGCCGTTGGCTGCGTCAGTCAAAAAAAATACAACGAACTGCAGTCGCGTCACAACCAGCTACAAACGCAACACAATGCGCTAACCAGCCAGAACCAGCAGTGTCAGAGCGATCTGTCGTCTTCAAAAACACGTATTTCCAGCCTGGAAGATCAATTGACTTCTGAGCGAGCTAACCTTAGTTCGCTGCAGGCGGCGCTCGACAAATGTCTTACGGCATCAACCCAAGGCGGCGTGAATATTGCCAAACTTGTAGACGAGATCAATGCCTCGAACAAATACATACAGCACCTGGTAAACCTGAAGAACAAAAGCGACTCGCTCAACATGGTGCTTACCAACAATCTTACCCGCTCACTGGACCGCGATGAGCTACAAGATGTTGATGTAAAAGTGCTGAAAGGTGTTGTTTATATATCTCTTTCTGACAACATGCTGTATAAGACCGGCAGCTATGAGATATCAGAAATTGCTGGCAATACGCTGGGAAAGATAGCGAAAGTGATAAAAGACTATCGCGATTATGATGTGCTTGTGGAAGGCAATACCGACAACGTGCCTATTAACAGGCCGAACATCCGCAACAACTGGGACCTGAGTGCTCTCAGGGCGTCTTCTGTGGTACAGGCGTTGCAAAATAGCTATGGTGTTGACCCTAAAAGGTTGACAGCAGGTGGTAGAGGAGAATACAATCCAGTTGCAGGCAATGATACTGAGGCGGGCAGGACACGCAACCGCAGAACGCAGATCATTGTCACGCCAAAGCTGGATCAGTTCATGGATCTGATAGAAAAGGCGCCAGACAGCAAGGAATAA
- a CDS encoding tetratricopeptide repeat-containing sensor histidine kinase, with protein MRVIVFVLIPLLLLVTVGKGSPKTDSLRAVLKTRKQTDTVKALLYLQLGNEYELSDGDSVLKYGNLAYEVSLRTRFKRGAINALEVLGAGHQVKGRYDSALHYYSRSLASAKDTKLVQSYASKYNHIGNVYFLTGRYSDAKIYYDSVVHTATQYKDDILRAKGLSNIANVYYKMGDYATALKYYLHGLEIQEQLGIPENMASDLSNIANVYYRLGRYNMAKSYTDRAMALHRKSDNKERIIGSLTTYAMIYNDKKQYDSSLLYLSEAMQLASEMQSPYLENILKGNIAECYLKKGDYERAEKLYSESLNMSGKLGDAEGVAFAKAGLGDVFINTGATSKGNQYLREALAEMKQLGIKEQVVSIAKKLSESYERVGDNKNALFFYKLQVSVEDSLKKQHTREEAAQMTFNYDLSKKESQIKLLEKDRSIIASKNQNQKIIVWASLAGILLLSVVAYLSYRNWKNEKHSTFLILGQNEALEQQSLRLSELNDFKNVVFSVLAHDLRGPVSGLTTTMEMLDADVMTTEEFLSYRHELKNRLQPVNMLLENLLYWAKSQMQGESAPQIERLNIRRKVLRAISVLGDSAHGKHIDIDNMVPDNVWAFADRDHVDIAMRNIISNAIKFTPPGGRVSLSSSINGNMLQINIADNGVGMSQDTIANLFTKTGLVSMPGTAGEKGTGIGLRLCYDLIRKNNGDIKVSSTPGKGTTFVIELPVA; from the coding sequence ATGAGGGTCATCGTTTTTGTATTAATACCATTGCTGCTGCTGGTAACGGTAGGGAAGGGGAGCCCCAAAACTGATAGTTTGCGTGCTGTGTTAAAAACACGTAAGCAAACTGATACGGTGAAGGCATTGCTTTATCTGCAACTGGGCAATGAGTACGAGTTGTCTGACGGCGACTCGGTGCTGAAATACGGTAACCTGGCGTATGAAGTTTCGTTAAGGACCCGATTTAAGAGAGGCGCCATAAATGCATTGGAAGTGCTGGGGGCTGGCCATCAGGTGAAAGGCCGCTATGATAGCGCGTTACATTACTATTCCAGATCGTTAGCGTCGGCTAAAGACACAAAGCTGGTGCAATCCTATGCCTCTAAGTACAATCATATTGGGAATGTATATTTTTTGACGGGGAGGTATAGTGACGCCAAGATATATTATGACAGTGTTGTACACACCGCCACCCAATACAAAGATGACATACTGCGGGCAAAAGGTCTTAGCAATATTGCTAATGTATACTATAAGATGGGCGATTATGCTACCGCTCTAAAATACTATCTGCATGGGCTCGAGATACAAGAGCAACTAGGTATTCCAGAAAACATGGCTTCTGATCTTAGTAATATAGCCAATGTATATTATCGGTTGGGTCGCTATAACATGGCCAAGTCGTATACTGACAGGGCCATGGCATTGCACCGCAAGTCGGATAACAAAGAGCGGATCATCGGGTCTCTGACTACGTATGCGATGATCTATAATGACAAGAAGCAGTATGATTCCTCATTGCTTTATTTGTCAGAAGCTATGCAGCTTGCCAGTGAAATGCAAAGTCCTTATCTGGAAAATATACTAAAGGGGAATATTGCGGAATGCTATTTGAAAAAAGGTGATTATGAGCGAGCGGAAAAACTATACAGTGAATCGCTGAATATGTCAGGAAAGCTTGGTGATGCAGAGGGCGTGGCTTTTGCAAAAGCAGGATTGGGTGACGTATTCATCAATACCGGAGCGACCAGCAAAGGGAATCAATATTTGAGGGAAGCACTTGCTGAGATGAAGCAGCTGGGGATCAAAGAGCAGGTAGTCTCGATAGCAAAAAAACTGTCTGAGAGTTATGAACGCGTGGGTGATAATAAGAATGCGTTGTTTTTTTATAAGCTACAGGTATCTGTCGAAGACAGCCTGAAAAAGCAACACACGCGCGAAGAAGCCGCGCAGATGACGTTCAACTACGATCTGTCGAAAAAAGAGAGCCAGATAAAATTGCTGGAGAAAGACAGATCGATCATTGCCAGCAAAAACCAGAACCAAAAGATCATTGTGTGGGCTTCGCTGGCTGGTATTTTATTGTTGTCTGTTGTAGCCTACCTGTCGTATCGCAATTGGAAGAATGAAAAACATAGCACGTTTCTTATACTCGGTCAGAACGAAGCCCTGGAACAACAGTCTTTAAGGCTCTCGGAATTAAACGATTTTAAAAACGTCGTTTTTTCGGTACTTGCTCACGATCTGCGTGGACCGGTAAGTGGACTTACCACTACAATGGAAATGCTTGATGCCGATGTGATGACCACCGAAGAGTTTCTCTCATACCGGCACGAATTAAAAAATAGACTGCAGCCAGTCAATATGCTGCTGGAAAATTTGCTGTATTGGGCGAAAAGCCAGATGCAAGGCGAATCAGCACCGCAAATAGAACGACTGAATATCAGGCGAAAGGTGTTACGTGCCATTTCTGTACTTGGCGATAGTGCTCACGGTAAACACATCGACATCGATAATATGGTTCCTGACAATGTTTGGGCATTCGCTGATCGCGACCATGTTGATATAGCCATGCGCAATATCATTTCTAACGCCATTAAATTTACTCCTCCGGGAGGGCGTGTAAGTTTATCATCGTCTATCAACGGCAATATGCTGCAGATCAATATTGCAGATAACGGAGTGGGAATGTCTCAGGATACTATAGCAAATCTTTTTACTAAGACGGGCTTGGTCAGCATGCCTGGTACAGCTGGCGAAAAAGGTACAGGCATCGGCCTCAGGCTGTGTTATGACTTGATCAGGAAGAATAACGGAGATATAAAAGTGTCGAGCACTCCAGGCAAGGGTACCACTTTTGTAATTGAACTGCCGGTTGCATAG